The following coding sequences lie in one Candidatus Kinetoplastibacterium sorsogonicusi genomic window:
- the dnaG gene encoding DNA primase translates to MISQKFIQDLLSKIDIVDLVQQYISIKKSGSNYLGLCPFHDEKSPSFTVNSEKQFFHCFGCGEHGNVINFLMKYNGLNFIEALKYLSELLGIKLPQKNFSVLTEDSKKSNLVNILNQAKSRYLLMLKDSKSAQAYLKYRGISNNVINIYNIGYAKNNNQLYAELKNYYDNNVLLDSGLIIKDSNNFYDRFRNRIIFPIYNIEGILIGFGGRALGNNLPKYLNSPETNLFKKGQELYGFWEAKSVIKKEKTILIVEGYLDVLKLVQHNFLNVVATLGTSITIDQIKKIIFQGIKKIIFCFDGDFAGKKAAQRALRVCLSELNDNFEIRFLFLPDSYDPDSFVTKFGIFEFKNKINQSIPLSQFLLKEISEKYNMNEAEGRVACLNNAIKIIDCIPKCILRTQIEKDLSELVHITQKELNFSILKNKKQSNYFIDQKSFHRKHFINEKIGKQNTLQKKDLNTIKINNKYYSLISKKLINLLIQYPYLLNTIDYDQINIIGKDDDLENIKNFILFVKNNENKQYNSLLELIDPNSDMYRYIKQISSHNSMINIPNPELELNSIISYIEINNIKKEMEKLSNKKDFSTQDAILYKNLSKKLIDIKNKDHS, encoded by the coding sequence TTGATTTCACAAAAATTTATTCAAGATCTACTATCTAAAATCGATATAGTAGATCTTGTTCAACAATATATATCTATAAAAAAATCTGGATCTAATTATTTAGGATTATGTCCATTTCATGATGAAAAAAGTCCATCTTTTACAGTAAATTCAGAAAAACAATTTTTTCATTGTTTTGGTTGTGGAGAACATGGTAATGTAATTAATTTTTTAATGAAATATAATGGATTAAATTTTATAGAAGCATTGAAATATTTATCAGAATTATTAGGAATAAAATTACCACAAAAAAATTTTTCTGTACTAACAGAAGATAGTAAAAAATCAAATCTAGTAAATATTTTAAATCAAGCTAAATCAAGATATTTACTAATGTTAAAAGATTCTAAATCTGCTCAAGCTTATTTAAAATATAGAGGTATTAGTAACAATGTTATTAATATTTATAATATTGGTTATGCTAAAAATAATAATCAATTATATGCAGAATTAAAAAATTATTATGATAATAATGTTTTATTAGATTCAGGTCTTATTATAAAAGATAGTAATAATTTTTATGATAGATTCCGTAATAGAATTATATTTCCAATATATAATATTGAAGGTATCTTAATAGGTTTTGGTGGTCGTGCTTTGGGAAATAATTTACCTAAATATTTGAATTCTCCTGAGACTAATTTATTTAAAAAAGGCCAAGAATTGTATGGTTTTTGGGAAGCAAAATCTGTTATTAAAAAAGAAAAAACTATTTTGATAGTAGAAGGTTATTTAGATGTCTTAAAATTAGTACAACATAATTTTTTAAACGTAGTTGCTACATTAGGTACATCTATTACTATAGACCAAATAAAAAAAATAATTTTTCAAGGTATAAAAAAAATTATTTTTTGTTTTGATGGTGATTTTGCTGGTAAAAAAGCAGCTCAAAGAGCTTTACGCGTATGTTTATCAGAGTTAAATGATAATTTTGAAATTAGGTTTTTATTTTTACCAGATTCATATGACCCTGATTCATTTGTAACTAAATTTGGTATATTTGAATTTAAAAATAAAATAAATCAATCTATTCCTTTGTCTCAATTTTTATTAAAAGAAATATCTGAAAAATATAATATGAATGAAGCAGAAGGTAGAGTAGCATGTTTAAATAATGCAATAAAAATAATAGATTGCATTCCTAAATGTATTTTACGTACACAAATAGAAAAAGATTTATCTGAGTTAGTTCATATTACTCAAAAAGAACTTAATTTTTCTATATTAAAAAATAAAAAACAAAGTAATTATTTTATAGATCAAAAATCTTTCCATAGAAAACATTTTATAAATGAAAAAATTGGTAAACAAAATACACTACAAAAAAAAGATTTAAATACTATTAAAATAAATAATAAATATTATTCTTTAATATCGAAAAAGTTAATTAATTTATTAATACAATATCCATATCTATTAAATACAATAGATTATGATCAAATAAATATTATTGGAAAAGATGATGATTTGGAAAATATAAAAAACTTTATTTTATTTGTTAAAAACAATGAAAATAAACAATATAATAGTTTATTAGAATTAATAGACCCAAATTCAGATATGTATAGATATATAAAACAAATATCTTCACATAACAGTATGATTAACATACCTAATCCTGAATTGGAATTAAATTCAATTATATCTTATATAGAAATTAATAATATTAAAAAGGAAATGGAAAAATTATCTAATAAGAAAGATTTTTCTACACAAGATGCAATATTATATAAAAATCTTTCTAAAAAATTAATCGATATTAAAAATAAAGACCATTCATAA
- the rpsU gene encoding 30S ribosomal protein S21: MPIVKLKEHEPFEAALRRFKRTIEKTGLLTELRSREFYEKPTAERKRKLAAAIKRHYKRIRSQQLPPRMY, encoded by the coding sequence ATGCCTATAGTTAAATTAAAGGAGCATGAACCTTTTGAAGCTGCTCTTAGACGTTTTAAACGTACAATTGAAAAAACAGGATTATTAACAGAGTTACGTTCTCGAGAATTTTATGAAAAGCCTACTGCTGAACGTAAACGTAAATTAGCTGCTGCAATTAAAAGACATTACAAACGTATACGTAGTCAGCAATTACCACCAAGAATGTATTAA
- a CDS encoding adenylosuccinate synthase, with translation MNKNIVIIGTQWGDEGKGKIVDWLSESVKGVVRFQGGHNAGHTLWINGKKTILRLIPSGIMHPNITCFIGNGVVLSIEALLKEIDELESTGILVKNRLYISENCPLILPYHIALDTAREKQKGVNKIGTTGRGIGPAYEDKVARRAIRLKDIFNPKLLEEKLEDNVNYYNLLLTKLFNESEINFSSIKEYLTKIAPIIEPMIKDVSNCLYDMCEKGENLLFEGAQGALLDVDHGTYPYVTSSNCISGAASTGSGVGPKNIDYILGITKAYTTRVGSGPFPTELNDDIGIKLSTIGKEVGSVTGRPRRCGWLDAAALKRSARINGISGLCITKLDVLDSFDYIKIGVGYQINDTFYDVLPYGISNLNNILPIFETISGWKSSTASITEFDKLPEQARYYLGRIADISGIPIDIISTGPDRNDTIVLRNPFMI, from the coding sequence ATGAATAAAAATATTGTTATCATAGGCACTCAGTGGGGTGATGAAGGTAAAGGCAAGATTGTAGACTGGCTATCTGAATCTGTAAAAGGAGTAGTACGTTTTCAGGGAGGTCATAATGCTGGTCATACTTTATGGATTAATGGTAAAAAAACTATTCTTCGTTTAATTCCATCTGGAATTATGCATCCTAATATTACTTGTTTCATAGGTAATGGAGTTGTTTTGTCTATAGAAGCTTTGCTTAAAGAAATTGATGAGCTTGAATCTACTGGTATTTTAGTGAAAAATAGACTTTATATATCTGAAAATTGTCCATTAATTTTACCTTATCATATTGCTTTAGATACTGCCAGAGAAAAGCAAAAAGGAGTTAATAAAATTGGTACTACTGGTCGTGGAATTGGTCCTGCTTATGAAGATAAAGTAGCAAGAAGAGCTATTAGATTAAAAGATATATTTAATCCAAAATTATTAGAAGAAAAACTTGAAGATAATGTAAATTATTATAATTTATTATTAACTAAATTATTTAATGAATCAGAAATAAATTTTTCTTCTATAAAAGAATATTTAACTAAAATTGCACCTATTATAGAACCTATGATAAAAGATGTTTCGAATTGTTTATATGATATGTGTGAAAAAGGAGAAAATCTTTTATTTGAAGGTGCACAAGGTGCACTTTTAGATGTAGATCATGGTACATATCCATATGTTACAAGCAGTAATTGTATATCAGGAGCTGCTTCTACTGGTTCTGGAGTAGGACCTAAAAATATTGATTATATTTTAGGTATTACTAAAGCTTATACTACTAGAGTTGGTTCTGGACCATTTCCTACTGAATTAAATGATGATATTGGTATAAAGTTATCTACTATTGGAAAGGAAGTTGGATCTGTAACTGGCAGACCTCGTAGATGTGGATGGTTAGATGCTGCAGCATTAAAAAGATCTGCTAGAATAAATGGTATTTCTGGATTATGTATTACTAAATTAGATGTATTAGATTCTTTTGATTATATTAAAATCGGTGTAGGATACCAAATAAATGATACTTTTTATGATGTATTGCCGTATGGAATTAGTAATTTGAATAATATATTACCAATTTTTGAAACTATATCAGGATGGAAAAGTTCAACAGCAAGTATTACTGAATTTGATAAATTACCTGAACAAGCTAGGTATTATCTTGGTAGAATAGCTGATATATCTGGAATACCAATAGATATAATTTCTACTGGACCTGACAGGAATGATACTATAGTGTTAAGAAATCCATTTATGATATAA